Below is a genomic region from Hordeum vulgare subsp. vulgare unplaced genomic scaffold, MorexV3_pseudomolecules_assembly, whole genome shotgun sequence.
TCAATATTCTCGCATTTATTGCTACTGCACTGTTCATTCTAATTCCTACTTCTTTTTTACTTATTATTTATGTAAAAACAGTCAGCCAAAATAATTAAGTGGAATTCCAATTAATCATTGAAGAAATGAAAAAGggattaaataaaaaaaatccaagtCTTAAATGAAAGGATCTGGTTGGAATCTTAAAGTGTGGTAGAAAGAACTACATATAGTTTTTTCTACGACACTTTAGAGTCTTTCTATTATATTATCTTTGAATCTACATAGAATAGATTAGTAGATTGAAATAGTTAAGTAGTCTAATTCAATTTCTTTTTTCATTGCATCCACTTAATTTCAATCAGGTCAAAATAAAAAAATCGAAGACAATTCTTGACCAAAGAATCCAtggaaggaaagaaaaataatataagaATAGACTATAGTAaaaagtaaaaggaaaaaacCAGCGAATCTTTCATGCTTAAATATCccgcgagatgcttcaaaagagaaTAAAAATTATTCTAAGAATAAAGAAAGAGTATAAAACAAATGGAAAATGTGTGATATGCCGTGAATAGTTCCGTGGAAGAAAGTCTAATTTTCTTATGTATAGAACTTTTTTTAACCATTAGTCATTTCTAGTAGAAATTCTTAATTGGTATAATGGCTCTTTCTTACAATACAAGAGTTTCTTACAGGAGTGAAACAAAACTAAAGAAAAAGATTAAAGAATAACGTTTGACAAAATAATTAATGCAAAACGATCAATTAAAAAAAGAATTGATACAACAATTTGATTACTTAATCAATTAGTAGTATCGTATCCCTAGAGTCCACTCCTTCCCCATACTACTAGTGAAAGAGAAAATGTAAAGACTACCATTAAAGCAGCCCAAGCGAGACTTACTATATCCATCTAAATTATGTCTCCTATTTCTATGAAGGGATTATTCTACTATTGATCAATAATCATAGTGGAATCAAGGGTACAGAGTCAAAAAGGGCTTCTGCCCTAAGGCCATGGATCAATCAGTTCAAGGAATTTACTCCtaacaaattcttataggaaTTCTTGTAGAATTAGAGAGCATTAAAAATACGATACTATAAAGCCCTTTTTTCCTTACCTTAAAAAAGAAAGAGTACGGGAATGATGTCCTGAATAGAAGAAGCGGGAATAGGAAGATTTTTTATTCCTTTTGTTACTCTAGTGTATGTAGGTCACATAAGATGTACGATAAAAAAATGTATGATAATTAGGAAGTCTTGATATTCTTTCGTGGAGTCCCTTCTGGAATCTTAGATTGAAAAAGAGAAGAATGCCCCTTAGGGACCTTTCTTTGGATACCAAGATTTCTGACATCTTATCCTCGTATTTAAAAATTCTCAAATCGAATCAATTAAGAaccaattcaaattcatataataAAAGAATAAGGAAACACTACCTCACCCCTATTGATAACCATTTTGGCCACTACCGCCAaaacaaaccctaaccctagtttAAGGATAGAACTATGGTATGGTTTCTCTAAACCCAGTATCGGCAGGCTTAGTTACTCTCTTGCCCGAACTTATGCGAAGTAAAAATTGATTGAATTCGATCAGTACTAGAAAACCTAAGTATTTTATTGATCAGGCGGCACCCAGATTTGAACTGGGGATAAAGGATTTGCAGTCCCCTGCCTTACCGCTTGGCCATGCCGCCAAAAAATCCGATCGAAAATCTAGAAAACAGCAAGTATTCATCCACGTTTTCTTACGAAAAGcccctttcttttattttgaatatAATTAAACTTACTTTTTTCCAATCTTTTTCAAAAAAGATACTCCTGCTTTTTTTGATCCAGTTTCGATTATTCTCCTCGATAGATTCTATCTTAAAACATACATTGCTAACACAATAAAACTTCCCATTTCTTTCTAttgagatgaaaaagaagaaaagtgGATTTCTAGTCACAGGCTGCAAAATTCAGAACAAATTGGAACCATTAACTAGAATTCTCTTTCTTTTTTGAATTGCAGTAGTGAACTACTCTTAAATCGGTATTATCTCCCCCCCTTCAATTTCAATGGCATAATAAAATATTATGGCTTTATGCTTAATCCGTGTATAGGTGAACTTTAGGTCCGAGCAGCATTATTATCCAAAGATCCCCTTTATGTACATATCTCTATGGGGAATCGTGCTTTAATTTTTCAaagtattaaattaaatatcttgaataaaaaaaggaaatttgCTCTGATATTAGAGTATAACCTGACTATCTTGGCCTACCCAAGTGAAATTACGATAAAAGAAAAGCATGGATATGGGGAGAGGTGGATAATTAGATTGGCATGTACTTAAAAAAGGGACTTACTTTATTTTAGAATTCCACAATGAAATACTTAATTTTCTAGCAATTATACTACTCCGATCCGAAATAAAAAAGAACCCTCAAATTATTTTTAGAAATTAAAGTAAGCACGCTATTCTAAATCGAAGTAAAGTAAAACTTTCTAGTGTATTATATTACGGCTTTATTACATTCATAGAAAGGGGATAAAATGAGAAATCTTTGCCATTCAATCTGATTAGAATATTATAAAGTATAAGTGGCATAATTTTTTTTGTAGGAATATTTTAGCAattcattttcatttcatttgTACCCCTGGTAAACTAGAATTTTCGTCGAAATGGTCTCTATTCATATGTATGAAATACATATATGAAATACGTATGTGGAGTTCCCTAGAATTTCATGTGATTCAGTAAACAGAATATAGATTCCATGATTGCTAGATCAATCCGTAGGGATTGATGAAGAGTGAGCTGATAATGGAATTTTTCTTTGATAAACAGGAAACTTAAGATTAAGATGCTCCGGAATGGAAACGAGGGAATGTCCACAATACCCGGATTTAGTCAGATCCAATTCGAGGGATTTTTTAGGTTCATTAATCAAGCCTTGGCAGAAGAACTTGACAAGTTTCCAACAATTAAAGATCCAGATCACGAAATTGCATTTCAATTATTTGCGAAAGGATATCAATTGCTAGAACCCTCGATAAAAGAAAGAGATGCTGTGTATGAATCACTCACCTATTCTTCCGAATTATATGTATCTGCGAGATTAATTTTTGGTTTCGATGTGCAAAAGCAAACCATTTCTATCGGAAACATTCCTATAATGAATTCCTTAGGAACCTTTATTATAAATGGAATATACCGAATTGTGATCAATCAAATATTGCTAAGTCCTGGTATTTACTACCGCTCGGAATTAGATCATAAGGGAATTTCTATCTACACCGGGACTATAATATCAGATTGGGGAGGGAGATCGGAAttagcaattgataaaaaagAAAGGATATGGGCTCGCGTgagtagaaaacaaaagataTCTATTCTAGTTCTATCATCAGCTATGGGTTCGAATCTAAGAGAAATTCTAGATAATGTTTCCTACCCTGAAATTTTCTTGTCTTTCCCGaatgctaaggagaagaagaggattgAGTCAAAAGAAAAAGCTATTTTGGAGTTTTATCAACAATTTGCTTGTGTAGGTGGGGACCTGGTATTTTCGGAGTCCTTATGCGAGGAATTACAAAAGAAATTTTTTCAACAAAAATGTGAATTAGGAAGGATTGGTCGACGAAATATGAATCGGAGACTTAATCTTGATATACCTCAGAACAATACATTCTTGTTACCACGAGATGTATTGGCCGCTACGGATCATTTGATTGGAATGAAATTTGGAACGGGTATACTTGACGATGACGATATGAATCACTTGAAAAATAAACGTATTCGTTCGGTTGCGGATCTGTTACAAGATCAATTCGGATTGGCTCTTGGTCGTTTACAACATGCAGTTCAAAAAACTATTCGTAGAGTATTCATACGTCAATCGAAACCGACTCCCCAAACTTTGGTAACTCCAACTTCAACTTCAATTTTATTAATAACTACTTATGAGACCTTTTTTGGCACATACCCATTATCTCAAGTTTTTGATCAAACGAATCCATTGACACAAACTGTTCATGGGCGAAAAGTGAGTTGTTTAGGTCCTGGAGGGTTGACGGGGAGAACCGCAAGTTTTCGGAGCCGAGATATTCATCCGAGTCACTATGGGCGTATTTGTCCAATTGACACGTCTGAAGGAATCAATGTTGGACTTACTGGATCCTTAGCAATTCATGCGAGAATTGATCACTTGTGGGGATCTATAGAGAGTCCGTTTTATGAAATATCTGctgagaaagcaaaagaaaaaaaagagagacagGTGGTTTATCTATCACCAAATAGAGATGAGTATTATATGATAGCAGCAGGAAATTCTTTGTCCTTGAATCAAGGTATTCAGGAAGAACAGGTTGTTCCAGCTAGATACCGCCAAGAATTCTTGACTATTGCATGGGAACAGATTCATGTTAGAAGTATTTTTCCTTTCCAATATTTTTCTATTGGGGGTTCTCTCATTCCTTTTATTGAGCACAATGATGCGAATCGGGCTTTAATGAGTTCTAATATGCAGCGCCAAGCAGTTCCACTTTCTCGGTCCGAGAAATGCATTGTTGGAACTGGATTGGAACGCCAAACAGCTCTAGATTCGAGGGTTTCCGTTATAGCCGAACGCGAGGGAAAGATCATTTCTACTGATAGTCATAAGATACTTTTATCAAGTAGTGGGAAGACTATAAGTATTCCTTTAGTTAACCACCGTCGCTCTAACAAAAATACTTGTATGCACCAAAAACCTCGGGTTCCACGGGGTAAATCCATTAAAAAAGGACAAATTTTAGCAGAAGGAGCTGCTACAGTTGGGGGGGAACTTGCTTTAGGAAAAAACGTATTAGTAGCTTATATGCCATGGGAAGGTTACAATTTTGAAGACGCAGTACTAATTAGCGAACGTTTGGTATATGAGGATATTTATACCTCTTTTCACATCCGGAAATATGAAATTCAGACGGATACGACAAGCCAGGGCTCCGCTGAAAAAATCACTAAAGAAATACCACATCTAGAAGAACATTTACTCCGCAATTTGGACAAAAATGGAGTTGTTAGGTTGGGATCCTGGGTAGAAACTGGTGATATTTTAGTAGGTAAATTAACGCCTCAGATAGCGAGCGAATCATCATATATCGCAGAAGCTGGATTATTACGGGCCATATTCGGCCTTGAGGTTTCCACTTCAAAAGAAACTTCTCTGAAATTACCTATAGGTGGAAGAGGGCGCGTTATCGATGTGAAATGGATCCAAAGGGACCCCCTCGACATAATGGTTCGTGTATATATTTTACAGAAACGTGAAATCAAAGTTGGGGATAAAGTAGCCGGAAGACATGGGAATAAAGGGATCATTTCCAAAATTTTGCCTAGGCAAGATATGCCCTATTTGCAAGATGGAACACCCGTTGATATGGTCTTCAATCCCTTAGGAGTACCCTCCCGAATGAATGTGGGACAAATATTTGAAAGCTCGCTCGGATTAGCGGGGGATCTGCTAAAGAAACATTATAGAATAGCACCCTTTGATGAGAGATATGAGCAAGAGGCTTCAAGAAAACTTGTGTTTTCAGAATTATATGAAGCCagtaaagaaacaaaaaatcCATGGGTATTTGAACCCGAGTACCCGGGAAAAAGCAGAATATTTGATGGAAGAACAGGCGACCCCTTTGAGCAACCTGTTCTAATAGGGAAGTCCTATATCTTAAAATTAATTCATCAAGTTGATGAGAAAATTCATGGGCGTTCTACTGGGCCCTACTCACTTGTTACACAACAACCGGTTAGAGGAAGAGCCAAGCAAGGGGGACAACGAGTAGGAGAAATGGAAGTTTGGGCTTTAGAAGGATTTGGTGTTGCTCATATTTTACAAGAGATACTTACTTATAAATCTGACCATCTTATAGCTCGCCAAGAAATACTTAATGCTACGATCTGGGGAAAAAGAATACCTAATCATGAGGATCCTCCAGAATCTTTTCGAGTGCTCGTTCGAGAACTACGATCTTTGGCTCTAGAACTGAATCATTTCCTTGTATCTGAAAAGAACTTCCAGGTTAATAGGGAGGAAGTTTGATCGGAATAAATATAAATTCTTTTCTTATTTCTATTTTATGATTGACCAATATAAACATCAACAACTTCAAATTGGACTCGTTTCCCCTCAACAAATAAAGGCTTGGGCTAACAAAAACCTACCTAATGGAGAAGCCGTTGGCGAAGTCACAAGGCCCTCTACTTTTCATTATAAAACCGATAAACCAGAAAAAGATGGATTGTTTTGCGAAAGAATCTTTGGACCCATAAAAAGCGGGATTTGCGGTTGTGGCAATTCTCGAGCGAGCGGAGCTGAAAACGAAGACGAAAGATTTTGCCAAAAATGCGGGGTAGAATTTGTGGATTCTCGGATACGAAGATATCAAATGGGATACATCAAACTCGCATGTCCCGTGACTCATGTGTGGTATTTGAAAGGTCTTCCTAGTTA
It encodes:
- the LOC123422605 gene encoding DNA-directed RNA polymerase subunit beta, encoding MLRNGNEGMSTIPGFSQIQFEGFFRFINQALAEELDKFPTIKDPDHEIAFQLFAKGYQLLEPSIKERDAVYESLTYSSELYVSARLIFGFDVQKQTISIGNIPIMNSLGTFIINGIYRIVINQILLSPGIYYRSELDHKGISIYTGTIISDWGGRSELAIDKKERIWARVSRKQKISILVLSSAMGSNLREILDNVSYPEIFLSFPNAKEKKRIESKEKAILEFYQQFACVGGDLVFSESLCEELQKKFFQQKCELGRIGRRNMNRRLNLDIPQNNTFLLPRDVLAATDHLIGMKFGTGILDDDDMNHLKNKRIRSVADLLQDQFGLALGRLQHAVQKTIRRVFIRQSKPTPQTLVTPTSTSILLITTYETFFGTYPLSQVFDQTNPLTQTVHGRKVSCLGPGGLTGRTASFRSRDIHPSHYGRICPIDTSEGINVGLTGSLAIHARIDHLWGSIESPFYEISAEKAKEKKERQVVYLSPNRDEYYMIAAGNSLSLNQGIQEEQVVPARYRQEFLTIAWEQIHVRSIFPFQYFSIGGSLIPFIEHNDANRALMSSNMQRQAVPLSRSEKCIVGTGLERQTALDSRVSVIAEREGKIISTDSHKILLSSSGKTISIPLVNHRRSNKNTCMHQKPRVPRGKSIKKGQILAEGAATVGGELALGKNVLVAYMPWEGYNFEDAVLISERLVYEDIYTSFHIRKYEIQTDTTSQGSAEKITKEIPHLEEHLLRNLDKNGVVRLGSWVETGDILVGKLTPQIASESSYIAEAGLLRAIFGLEVSTSKETSLKLPIGGRGRVIDVKWIQRDPLDIMVRVYILQKREIKVGDKVAGRHGNKGIISKILPRQDMPYLQDGTPVDMVFNPLGVPSRMNVGQIFESSLGLAGDLLKKHYRIAPFDERYEQEASRKLVFSELYEASKETKNPWVFEPEYPGKSRIFDGRTGDPFEQPVLIGKSYILKLIHQVDEKIHGRSTGPYSLVTQQPVRGRAKQGGQRVGEMEVWALEGFGVAHILQEILTYKSDHLIARQEILNATIWGKRIPNHEDPPESFRVLVRELRSLALELNHFLVSEKNFQVNREEV